A genome region from Amblyraja radiata isolate CabotCenter1 chromosome 4, sAmbRad1.1.pri, whole genome shotgun sequence includes the following:
- the ints8 gene encoding integrator complex subunit 8: MSAEAADREAAISSRPSTPPQTIWFEFLLDEGLLEKHLQKCYPDPSPIQLIIQFLEQASKPSVNEQNQVHPPSDNKRNRTLKLLALKVAAHLKWDLEVLEKSLTVPVLNMLLNELLCISKVPSGVKHVDLDLCSLPPTTTMAILVYNRWAVRTTVQSSFPVKQLKAGPPQLNIMSQMLQEKELTDNILKVLKEQAEDSILVLERALQLTTNLYVHTMKTLDQIVAESCLTNGDTESSTAGLQISADEMHCQVCYDLGTVFFSQGSSSPPIYEKAKEHLFKTNELLSKIGAELVHCQIDQKRLDGYCQACAVLTDPCEVNELQLTTYGRVHHCVKSSNYQGLIEIFLNDNVTLSLLSHFRQSVLRDLFQMAHNG; encoded by the exons ATGAGTGCGGAAGCAGCTGATCGGGAGGCAGCAATCTCCAGCCGCCCCTCTACTCCACCCCAGACTATCTGGTTTGAGTTTCTGTTAGATGAAGGATTGCTGGAAAAACACTTGCAGAAGTGTTATCCAG ATCCTTCACCAATTCAGCTGATCATCCAGTTTTTGGAGCAGGCCTCCAAGCCATCAGTAAATGAGCAGAACCAGGTCCACCCACCGTCTGACAACAAGAGGAACCGCACATTGAAGCTTCTTGCTCTCAAGGTCGCTGCACACTTGAAATGGGATTTGGAAGTGTTGGAGAAAAG CTTGACCGTGCCCGTGCTGAATATGCTGCTGAACGAGCTGCTTTGTATCAGCAAGGTTCCTTCAGGTGTAAAGCATGTTGATCTCGACTTGTGCAGCCTGCCTCCAACCACCACCATGGCTATCCTCGTGTACAATCGCTG GGCTGTGAGGACAACTGTTCAGAGTAGCTTTCCAGTGAAACAATTAAAAGCTGGGCCTCCACAATTAAACAT AATGAGCCAGATGCTGCAAGAAAAGGAATTGACAGATAACATTTTAAAAGTG CTTAAGGAGCAGGCTGAAGACTCCATTCTGGTTTTAGAGAGAGCGCTCCAGTTGACCACGAATCTATATGTACACACTATGAAGACCCTGGACCAGATAGTAGCAGAATCTTGCCTAACAAATGGCGACACAGAAAGCTCGACAGCCGGATTACAAATCAGTGCGGACGAAATGCATTGCCAG GTTTGCTACGATCTGGGCACTGTGTTCTTCAGTCAAGGCTCTTCGAGTCCACCTATCTACGAAAAAGCCAAGGAACACTTATTCAAAACCAATGAACTGCTCTCAAAG ATCGGAGCTGAACTCGTTCATTGTCAGATTGACCAGAAAAGATTGGATGGTTACTGCCAGGCCTGTGCAGTGCTAACAGACCCATGCGAAGTAAATGAACTGCAGCTAACAACATATGGCCGGGTACATCACTGTGTTAAATCCAGCAACTATCAG